The following are encoded together in the Desulfovibrio sp. JC022 genome:
- a CDS encoding 5'-methylthioadenosine/adenosylhomocysteine nucleosidase: protein MKIGIIAAMEEELALLVNKLDRPRVESFGQFTYHTGKIYGVDVALFLCGIGKVNAAVGTTLLLDKFKPDYLINTGVAGAFPGNINIGDIVVSSEVRHYDADATAFDYEMGQIPQMPAAYQADKLLLGLAQKAWINEDTISVHQGPVLSGDSFIHTPQQISQIEQKFPDVMAVEMEGAAIAQTGFLFNVPFILIRSISDKVHEDGSSAVYESSMEAAAANSVRMVLSMLDNI, encoded by the coding sequence TTGAAGATAGGAATTATCGCGGCAATGGAAGAGGAGCTTGCATTGCTGGTCAATAAATTGGACAGGCCGAGGGTGGAAAGTTTCGGGCAGTTCACCTACCACACCGGAAAAATTTACGGGGTGGACGTGGCTCTATTTCTATGCGGAATCGGCAAGGTCAATGCCGCTGTCGGCACTACTCTGTTGCTGGATAAATTTAAACCTGATTACCTGATCAATACCGGGGTGGCCGGGGCATTTCCCGGAAATATCAATATCGGCGATATCGTGGTTTCATCGGAAGTGCGCCATTACGATGCCGACGCCACTGCCTTTGACTACGAAATGGGCCAGATTCCGCAGATGCCAGCAGCATATCAGGCCGACAAGCTTCTGCTCGGATTAGCGCAGAAGGCATGGATTAATGAGGACACCATCAGCGTGCATCAGGGTCCGGTTCTTTCCGGGGATTCTTTTATCCATACCCCGCAGCAGATTTCGCAGATCGAACAGAAATTTCCCGATGTCATGGCTGTGGAAATGGAAGGGGCGGCTATTGCTCAGACCGGCTTTCTGTTCAACGTGCCTTTTATTTTGATCAGGTCCATTTCAGACAAGGTCCACGAGGACGGAAGTAGTGCGGTTTACGAATCCAGCATGGAGGCTGCTGCTGCCAATTCCGTGCGCATGGTATTATCTATGCTTGATAATATTTGA
- a CDS encoding DNA-binding protein: MAEKKSLTQSSIDRQNILNNPFAIEKLQENIGLVGFQWKGNPVFLKQQVANFLEVDVRTIERYLSTHGEELEKNGYALLKGKNLKDFKALSKLTDMNVGQFTQSLGIFNFKSVLNLAMLLTESEKAKEIRSRILSIVIDTIAHKSGGRTKYINQRDEDYLPAAFQEENYRKEFTAAVNRYIDAPNWKYGKYTNLVYESIFKENATEYKKILNLAAKERVRSTMYAEVLDLVASFEAGLAEELENKAKILGRQLSIQEANIIFSDFAKQRAFKPLITKARSKMASRDLCFRDALHSKLEAYIQSVPESDFERFLGEKSKDLKERIDENIAVFKRLKDK; this comes from the coding sequence ATGGCTGAAAAAAAATCACTCACCCAATCCAGCATAGACAGACAAAATATCCTTAATAATCCATTCGCCATTGAAAAACTGCAAGAAAACATAGGGCTCGTCGGCTTTCAATGGAAAGGCAATCCTGTTTTTCTTAAACAGCAGGTTGCTAACTTTCTTGAAGTGGATGTCCGCACTATCGAAAGGTATCTTTCTACCCACGGTGAAGAACTTGAAAAAAATGGCTACGCCCTTCTAAAAGGAAAAAATCTTAAAGATTTTAAAGCCTTATCGAAGCTGACCGACATGAATGTCGGTCAGTTCACTCAATCCCTTGGAATATTTAACTTTAAGTCAGTTCTCAACTTAGCAATGCTCCTAACCGAGAGCGAAAAAGCAAAAGAAATCAGAAGTAGAATATTAAGCATCGTCATTGACACAATAGCCCACAAATCAGGTGGACGAACCAAATATATCAACCAAAGAGATGAAGACTACCTCCCCGCAGCATTCCAAGAAGAAAACTATCGTAAAGAATTCACTGCTGCAGTAAATAGATATATCGATGCTCCCAATTGGAAATATGGGAAATATACAAACCTTGTGTACGAAAGTATTTTCAAAGAAAATGCTACGGAATATAAAAAAATACTGAATCTAGCTGCCAAAGAAAGAGTACGATCCACCATGTATGCCGAAGTGCTTGACCTAGTAGCAAGCTTTGAAGCAGGCCTTGCCGAGGAACTGGAAAATAAGGCCAAAATTTTAGGACGCCAATTATCAATTCAGGAAGCCAACATAATATTTAGTGACTTTGCAAAACAACGTGCTTTTAAACCACTGATTACTAAAGCGCGATCTAAAATGGCCAGCCGGGACCTCTGTTTTAGAGACGCATTACACTCTAAACTTGAAGCTTACATTCAGAGCGTTCCCGAAAGTGACTTTGAACGTTTCCTTGGAGAAAAAAGTAAAGACCTTAAAGAGCGCATTGACGAAAACATAGCTGTATTCAAAAGACTCAAGGACAAATAG
- a CDS encoding LysR family transcriptional regulator — MLPDLNRLKVFFHIFNEQSSTGAAKRLHITQSGVSQHLKKLEEELQTELFTRVNRRLIPTAAGKKLYGIVQGFMSELEQGVRHINDGLEMPSGPLRIGAPIEFGKIYLPPVFGSFRRKYPKVTMQLELDEPKVLFEKVAEGELDFAYIDILPFFMNTPGGTSAYSIEPVVREEFVLACSKKYYRARVNGTDYDQLKKLNFIGYKDDIALFRSWFKLHFEREPQQLNLVFIADSSEAIVSAIKAGLGAGITVSHLMNREIATGEIIAIRPDEEKLQNTIACVQFKDKQSTITEKAFQEHLRLELNKNYAKLELE, encoded by the coding sequence ATGCTTCCCGATCTAAACAGACTAAAAGTCTTCTTTCACATATTTAATGAACAAAGCAGCACCGGAGCCGCAAAAAGACTGCATATCACCCAGTCCGGAGTCAGCCAGCATCTAAAAAAACTGGAAGAAGAACTCCAGACAGAACTGTTCACAAGGGTCAACCGCAGATTGATTCCCACCGCCGCAGGAAAAAAATTATATGGAATCGTACAAGGATTCATGTCTGAACTGGAACAGGGAGTCCGCCATATAAATGATGGCCTAGAAATGCCATCCGGCCCGCTACGCATCGGCGCACCTATAGAATTCGGGAAAATTTACTTACCGCCAGTATTCGGCTCATTCCGGCGCAAATATCCGAAAGTGACCATGCAACTGGAATTGGACGAACCCAAAGTGCTCTTTGAAAAAGTAGCAGAGGGCGAATTGGATTTCGCTTATATCGATATCCTGCCCTTCTTCATGAATACACCGGGCGGCACTTCGGCTTATTCCATTGAGCCAGTGGTGCGTGAAGAATTCGTGCTGGCCTGCTCAAAAAAATATTACCGGGCGCGGGTAAATGGGACTGATTACGATCAGCTGAAGAAACTTAATTTTATCGGCTACAAAGACGACATCGCCCTCTTCCGCAGTTGGTTCAAACTGCATTTTGAACGCGAACCGCAACAATTAAACCTTGTATTCATTGCTGACAGCTCCGAGGCCATTGTTTCAGCCATTAAAGCCGGACTGGGGGCAGGGATTACAGTCAGCCACCTGATGAACAGAGAGATTGCAACCGGGGAAATCATCGCCATCCGTCCGGACGAAGAAAAATTACAGAATACAATAGCTTGTGTTCAATTCAAGGACAAACAATCGACGATAACTGAAAAAGCATTTCAGGAGCACTTACGGCTGGAGCTAAATAAGAATTATGCAAAGCTGGAACTGGAATAA
- a CDS encoding S-ribosylhomocysteine lyase yields the protein MNKIESFKIDHTLLKRGIYVSRRDEIGAENITTFDLRVKEPNNEPALDPAAAHTLEHIGATFLRNHAEYGEKVVYFGPMGCLTGFYLLLNGRYDSKDVLGLMQELFKFAADFEGEVPGASAVECGNYTLMDLAQAKQEAAKYYAEVLDGIGSENLNYPI from the coding sequence ATGAATAAAATAGAAAGTTTTAAAATTGATCATACCCTGCTTAAGCGCGGAATTTATGTTTCCCGTCGTGATGAAATCGGTGCTGAAAATATTACAACTTTTGATTTGCGAGTAAAAGAACCCAATAACGAACCCGCCCTTGATCCTGCCGCGGCTCATACGCTGGAGCATATCGGGGCAACTTTTTTGCGCAATCACGCGGAGTATGGTGAGAAGGTTGTGTACTTCGGTCCCATGGGTTGTCTGACCGGATTCTATCTGTTGCTGAACGGCAGGTATGATTCAAAAGATGTGCTGGGGCTGATGCAGGAATTGTTTAAATTCGCTGCTGATTTTGAAGGAGAGGTTCCCGGAGCGTCTGCTGTTGAGTGTGGCAATTACACGCTTATGGATTTGGCGCAGGCCAAGCAGGAAGCCGCAAAGTATTATGCTGAAGTGCTGGATGGGATTGGTTCGGAGAATTTGAATTACCCAATATAA
- a CDS encoding type II toxin-antitoxin system death-on-curing family toxin, which yields MKVLYLDLDHAVEIHDYIISESGGTHGILNSGSLESVLEHIKNDLYYPEFLDKISHLSFAINKNHAFNDGNKRTSIALAAFFLSLNGYDHCISSFIREMENYAVWIPENKISKELLHDVIEDIIMGEFSEETQIAVMNALSKES from the coding sequence ATGAAAGTTCTATACCTTGACTTGGACCATGCTGTTGAGATCCATGATTACATAATTTCTGAATCAGGTGGGACCCATGGCATACTAAATTCCGGAAGCCTGGAAAGTGTGCTTGAACATATTAAAAATGATTTATACTACCCTGAATTTTTGGATAAAATTTCCCACCTCAGTTTTGCTATCAACAAGAATCACGCTTTCAATGACGGCAACAAAAGAACATCCATAGCTTTAGCCGCTTTCTTTCTATCTTTAAATGGCTATGATCATTGTATATCTTCTTTCATCAGGGAAATGGAAAACTATGCCGTCTGGATTCCTGAAAACAAAATCAGCAAAGAATTACTTCATGATGTAATCGAAGATATTATCATGGGTGAATTCAGTGAAGAAACTCAAATCGCAGTTATGAACGCCTTATCGAAAGAAAGTTGA